A window of Limosilactobacillus reuteri genomic DNA:
TGGTACACATTTGGAATGATCGTCGGTGGTTTAGGATTAATCTGGATGACCTTTGTAACAACTAAGACTACTTCAATCATTGCAATGATCATGTTTGGAATTGGTAACTTTAGTATCAACACGATTCCATTTACCCTCCTTACTTCATCTTTGAACGGGAAAAATGAAGGGGCTTACCTTGGACTCTTCAATGTTGGGATCTGTGTTCCACAAATTGTTGCATCGTTATGTAGCTTCTTCCTCTTCCCACTTGTTGGTCACAATCAACCAATGATGCTTTTGCTTGGTGGAATCTCCCTCCTTATTGGGGCATTTGCAGTGCAAGCAATCCATGAGGGGGTAACTGTTAAAGAAGCATAGAACTAATCAAATCTCTCCTTAAATATAAATGGTTAAAGTAAAAGCGGGGCTGGAAATTTATCCGGTCTCGCTTTTACTAGTGCGCCCGGCATGGGTATTAGCTAGGTGGTGAAAGTCCGCTATGGGCCGTAGTAGTCGGAACCATGAGCTGAGGACAAGGGTGTCCACCGTGAGGTGGAATCTGAAGGAAGTCTAAGGCAAAGTACTGCATCGATGAACAAGAAGTAGCTATAAGGCTGAAATTAACTGGATAAGGCTGCTAGACAAGTTGAAGTCCAATACTACTCGAAATTGGTTTCAGTAAAGCTAACGATGACATGGTACGAAAGCTAATATTCTTACCCGGGGAGATCTGGCCTACACGTTTCCGACAAGAGGAATAAGTTTAATTTCCACAGAAACAAGCGATGCAGTGATGCAGTGTTGAGTAAGCCAGAAGTCAGCCGAGGTCATAGTAGTTTGAATAATCGGATGAAGGACTGAACGACAATAACTTGTAACTTATATCGGAGGTGTAATCAGGTGCGACAATCGCAGAAAACAGAACAACAAGCTGACCGCTTGTCGAGGATAGGTTTGGAAAACCGAAAGTACACAAGGGCGCGTAGTACCGATTATGGTGAAGGTAAAGGTATGAGTGTCACTATCCAAGACTTAGTCTTGGATCGCAATAACCTTAATCAGGCTTATTTGCGAGTTAAGAGAAACAAAGGGGCAGCAGGCATTGATGGTATGACAGTCAATGACCTTTTGCCATATCTCAGAGAAAATAAGACGGAACTGATCGCTAGTTTGCGTGAGGGCAAGTATAAACCAGCTCCAGTCAAACGGGTAGAAATTCCGAAGCCTAATGGTGGAGTAAGAAGACTTGGAATACCAACGGTGGTGGACCGAATGGTTCAACAAGCTGTAGCCCAAATTCTTACGCCTATCTTTGAGCGTGTTTTCTCTGATAATAGCTTTGGCTTCCGTCCCCACCGTGGGGCCCATGACGCTATTTCGAAAGTAGTAGATCTTTATAATCAAGGTTATCGAAGAGTTGTCGACTTAGACCTAAAAGCCTATTTTGATAACGTTAATCATGACTTGATGATTAAGTATCTCCAACAATATATTGATGACCCATGGACACTAAGACTCATTCGTAAGTTTCTAACTAGCGGAGTCTTAGACCATGGGCTTTTCGCTAAGAGTGAAAAAGGAACCCCATAAGGAGGGCCATTGTCACCACTACTGGCGAACATCTATCTAAATGAGTTGGACAAAGAGTTGACTAGACGTGGTCACCACTTTGTGCGCTATGCGGATGATTGTAACATCTATGTTAAAAGTCAACGAGCCGGAGAACGAGTAATGCGAAGCATTACCCAGTTTCTAGAAAAGCGCTTGAAAGTTAAAGTGAACCCAGATAAAACCAAAGTCGGTAGCCCGCTACGGTTGAAGTTTCTTGGCTTTTCGTTGGGTATAGACCACATTGGGGCCTACGCCCGTCCAGCTAAACAATCGCAACAACGAGTAAAGAAAGCACTGAAGTTATTAACTAAACGTAATCGTGGAATATCTCTGACAAGAATGTTTGAAGAAATTCATCGAAAAATGCGTGGGTGGCTTCAGTACTACTCAATTGGGAAACTAACTAACTTTATTCAACGCCTTGACAAGTGGTTGAGGGTCCGAATAAGGCAGTATATTTGGAAGCAATGGAAAAAGTTTAAAACTAAGGTAACTAACTTACAGAAGTTGGGGCTGTCCCAGCATGATGCATATGTCTTCGCTAGTACCCGAAAGGGCTACTGGCGAACTGCACATAGTAAGACCTTGAGCTATTCTCTAACTAATAGAAAACTGGAACAACTCGGACTTATGAATATGTCCAAGACGCTCCAGTCAATTCAATGTGATTAAGTTGTCGAACCGCCGTATACGGAACCGTACGTACGGTGGTGTGAGAGGTCGATAATTGAACTAATCAATTATCTCCTACTCGATTCTATTTAATTGTGATGGCTTCCAAAGATTGATCTTCTTTAACGTGCAGCAACGCATTGACTGTATCAAGTGAGGTCATCAGTGGTACGTTTTGCGCGATTGTACTTTGGCGGATCTGAAAGCCAAGTGAATCTTGTTCATAATCATGGCGCATGGTGTTGATAACAAGGTCGATCTGCCCGGCTTTTAGGAGGTAGTCGAGTTCATCGATATTGGATATTTCTTGATGGACGTGAATTCCGTTATCCTTAAAGTGCGATGTTATTTGTGGGGTAGTGAAAATTTGGTAGCCAATTTGAGCAAACCGTTTTGCTAGTGGGATAACGTCTTCTTCATCCTCATTTTCAATCGTAAAGAGAATTTTACCATCGTTAGGGACTTGAATATGTGCGCCAGAAAAGGCCTTATGAAGTGCTTTTACATAGGTAGTATCTGTACCCATCACTTCGCCTGTCGATTTCATTTCTGGACTGAGGTAAGAATCAACGTTCGCTAGCTTGTTAAAACTAAAGACGGGAGCTTTAACATGAATAGTTTGTGGCTCTGGGTAAAGCCCGTTAGTAAAGCCTTGATCAGCAAGGGACTGTCCAAGGATAACTTTGGTAGCAACTTGGGCCATTTCGATTCCTGTAATCTTGCTGAGGAATGGCACTGTCCGACTAGCTCGCGGATTAACTTCAAGGATGTACACCCCATGATTATGAACAATAAATTGGATATTCATGATGCCAATACATTTAAGCGCAACCGCTAATTTTTCGGTGGCAGTAACGATTTGTTGTTTAATGTCGTCATCAAAATGTTGTGGAGGATAAACTGCCATTGAATCTCCTGAGTGAACGCCCGCGTGTTCAATATGTTCCATTATTCCGGGGATAAGGACGTCCTTCCCATCACAAATTGCGTCTACTTCACATTCCCGTCCTTCAAGGTAGGCATCAATTAAAATGGGATGATCAGCAGTAATGGAGGCGTTTTGTTGAAGGTATTGTTCCAGTTCTTCTTGATTATAAACAGTCTCCATGGCCTTGCCACCGAGAACATAACTTGGACGAATGAGAACGGGATAGCCGATTTTTTCAGCCTCTTTGATAACGGCAGAGTGAGTAGTCGCGGTTAAACCGATTGGCTGCTTAAGATTTAGATCAGTAATAACTTTATCGAATACTTCTCGATCTTCCGCGGCATCAAGATCGTCAACGGTTGTTCCAAGAATATTAACCCCATTTTTAGCAAGACCTTCTGCTAAATTAATCGCTGTTTGTCCACCGAATTGAACAATCACGCCCACTGGTTGTTCGAGATCAACCACGTTTAGGACATCTTCAAGCGTGAGGGGCTCGAAATAGAGTTTATCGGAAACCGAGAAATCTGTTGAAACGGTTTCTGGATTCGAATTGATGACAATTGCTTCGTAGCCAGCCCGTTGAATTGCCTTAACGCTGTGAACGGTCGCATAGTCAAACTCGACTCCTTGACCAATCCGGATTGGCCCTGAACCAATGACAAGGATCGATGGTTTCTTTGTTCGTTGGCTTTCGTTTTCATGGTCATATGCACTGTAGAAATAAGGGGTTGAAGAAGCAAATTCAGCAGCACAGGTATCAATCATCTTATACACGGGGAGAACTTCATTTTGTTTTCGGAATTCCCGAACTTCTTGTGAGGAAGTATGCCAAAGGCGGGCAATTGTTGCATCGCTAAACCCGTATTTCTTGCCAGTCATCAGTGTTTCTGCATCAAATGGCTTGGTACTAAGATCGTCTTCGAGTTCCACCAAGTGTTTGACGATATCGAGGAAATAGGGGGAAATCTTAGTTAAGTCATGAGTTTGCTGAAGAGAGTATCCACGCCGAAATGCTTCTGCTAAATAAAATAACCGATCATCTTGGGGATAACGTAACTTCTTTTCAAGCATATCTGTTGGCGCATGATGAACTTCCGCTGAAAAAAGGTCTTTTTCATCGATTTCGAGTGAACGAACAGCCTTATGGAGAGCTTCCTCAGCTGTCCGACCAATTGCCATTACTTCTCCCGTGGCTTTCATCTGGCTGCCCAGGTGTCGATCAGCCTGAGTAAACTTATCAAACGGCCAGCGGGGAATTTTGCAGACAACATAGTCAAGTGCCGGTTCAAATTCAGCAAAAGTTGCCTTGGTAACGGGATTCTTAATTTCATCAAGGGTAAGGCCAACCGCAATTTTAGCAGCCATTTTAGCGATTGGATAACCCGTTGCCTTTGAAGCGAGGGCAGACGAACGGGAAACTCGTGGATTAACTTCGATAACGTTATACTGGAAACTTTGCGGATCAAGAGCTAGTTGGACGTTACATCCCCCTTCGATTTTGAGGGCACGGATCAACTTGAGCGCGCAATCACGGAGCATCTGGTATTCGCGGTCGCTAAGGGTCTGATTAGGGGCAAATACGATGGAGTCACCGGTATGAATTCCCACTGGGTCAAAGTTTTCCATACAACAAACGACCATTACATTGTCAGCTGCATCCCGCATTACTTCAAACTCGATTTCCTTATAACCAGCGATTGACTTTTCAATTAAACATTGGGTGACGGGGGATAATTCCAAGCCATTCTTGGCAACAGTACGCATTTCTGCATCATTATGGCAGATCCCACCGCCTGTACCACCCATGGTAAAGGCGGGACGGACGATTACTGGATATCCACATTGGTGTGCGAATTCGACTGCTTCATCAACAGTATTAACTGTCTGCGAGGCGGGAACAGGTTCACCAAGTTCATTCATTAATTCCTTAAATTTTTCTCGGTCTTCTGCTTCATCAATCGAATCCAGCTTAGTTCCGAGAAGTTCAATCCCTAATTCATCGAGGAGACCAGTTTTAGATAAGGAGACAGCTAAATTGAGGCCGATTTGTCCGCCAAGGGTTGGTAAAATTGCATCGGGATATTCTTGACGGATAATTTGAGAGAGGGAGTCAACCGTTAATGGTTCGATGTAGACATGATCAGCAATTTCCCTGTCAGTCATGATTGTTGCTGGATTAGAATTAACAAGAACAGTTTCGTATCCTTCTTCGCGGAGGGCGAGACAAGCCTGCGTGCCGGAATAATCAAATTCAGCTGCTTGACCAATAATAATAGGACCAGACCCGATAACGAGAATTTTATGAATATCGGTTCGTTTAGGCATAGGCGAGGACCTCCTTATTACTGTCAATTAATGCCATGAATTTATCAAAAAGCTGTTCAGCATCGTGGGGCCCTGGCGCAGCGTCTGGATGGAACTGAACGGAAAATGCAGGATACTTTGAATGCTGGAGTCCTTCAACCGTGCCATCGTTCACTTCAAGGTGGGTGATTTGGAGGTCGGTATCATCAATAGAGGATGGATCAACTGCAAAACCGTGATTTTGGGAGGTGAATGCGATCTTTCCCGTTTGGAGATTACGGACGGGATGGTTAAAACCACGGTGGCCAAATTTCATCTTATAAGTTTTAGCACCATTAGCTAGGGCAAAGATTTGATGGCCCATGCAAATGCCGAAAATTGGCACATGTTTTTCTAATTCTGCGACAGTTTCCGCAATAGTTGTCATTTCAAGTGGATCACCAGGGCCGTTCGAAAGGAGAATGCCGTCTGGATTGAACGCCATTATTTCACTGATCGAGGCGTTATAAGGAAGAACAATTGCATTGCAGTTTCTTTTATTTAATTCACGGAGAATGCTATTTTTCATTCCGAAGTCAAGAACAACAACAGTTCGCTTAGTTCCCGGATTAGCGTAGGATTCCTTAGTAGATACTTTGCTAATAATGTTCTGGGTTGGCGAAGTTTGTTTTAACTGTTCAAGCTTATCTTTGATATCGGTAACATTATCGGTCATGATTCCGCGTAATGTTCCATATTGACGAAGCTTACGGACTAGTTCACGTGTATCAATTCCTTGGAGGCCAGGAATTTGGTGCTTTGCTAAGAAATTAGGGAGCGAGTCAGTCATACGCCAGTTGCTGGGAACACGAGCGACATGATGACAAATTACGCCCTTGATTTGAGGATATAATGTTTCGTTATCTTCACTATTAATCCCATAGTTGCCGATGAGGGGATTGGTAAAGACTAAAATTTGATTGGCAAATGATTCATCGGTTATTGCTTCTTGATAGCCGACCATCCCTGTTGTGAAGACAACCTCACCAAGAGTTGCCTTGGTAGCGCCAAAACCTTCGCCGGTATAGACAGTACCATCTTCTAGAATTAAATATCGTTTCATGAGTTTCATCCTTTCTTGCAAAACCCTTCCGCTGATCACATAAACTAGTTGCACGTTGTAAAAAAGTTTAATAAAAAACGCTTAAACCATTGGTAATGGGCTTAAGCGTATACGAAGAATTGAATATATATGTATAATTCAATGTTAGTAATACAACGCTGCCCTTGTTAGCCTCACGGGACCAAATTAAAGGATAATGATTGATACTAAACTACTGTAATTTTATGCTTTTGTCAAGTTTTTAATGAATTTTTATTCAAAAATATGTTTATTATAAACAAAAACTGCATAAAGACTTTTAGGTATTATAACAAATCTTATTTAAAAGGCAGATTGTAAAATTTGAGTTGAACATTTAAGTGGACAGAAAAACCCATCAAGGTCTTTAATGGTGTTACCACAACATTCCATTAGAAAGAAGGACCTTAATGGGCACCACTATTTTATCATTCCAGAACCGCATTGTCATTGAAACGCTTCATAATGAAGGACGTTCCTTACGATACATCGCTAATTACTTAGGCTTTAGTAAAACCACAGTCTTTAACGAACTTCACCGGCTCAACGGTGAGTATCAAGCTGAACTAGCGCAAACTGACTTTGAACGCAAGGTTAGTCAACGGGGGCGGAAGTCTTCACTCACTAAAAGCCTTAAGCACTTGATTGAGGAAAAGATTCAAGTCCAGAAGTGGTCCCCTGAACAAGTTGCCCATGTAGTTGGGATTGCCTACAAGACGGTCTATAACTGGATTGATCAAGGATGGCTTGATGTACAGTTACCCGATTTGCCTGATCATGGAATTCGTCGTCATCGTGCTAAAGAAAAGCGTGGTACGTTCAGTCACGGCCGCTCCATTGAGGAGCGTCCTCATAAAGTCGAAACTCCCCAAGAATTCGGCCACTTTGAAGCTGATACCGTACTTTCTGGCAAACGTAAAGGTCAAGCTGTGGCGACTTTTGTGGAGCGTAAGAGTCGCCTGACAATTGTTAAACGGCTCCATGGTCGCGACAGTCAGTCCATGACTCAAGCCGTACTTGAACTAGCTAGTCAACTTCAAGACAAGCTCAAGACGCTTACCGTGGATCATGGGAAAGAGTTCGCTAACTATCAGGCAATTGAACAGCTAACAGGTACTCAGGTTTATTTTGCCCATGCTTATTCACCACATGAACGCGGTAGTAATGAGAACCGTAACCGAGTTTTGCGACGGTTTATTCCCAAGGGACAAGCCATTGAAGAGCTGAGCGATCGCCAGCTGGTTCAAATCAATTGGTATCTGAATTCCCGACCAATTAAATGTCTTAACTGGCACACACCAATCGAGATCTTCTTGCTTAATCTACGTCACTAAATTCGTTCAAGTTATTTCTTGCAATCTGCCAAAATAAAAGTAGAGTCTGCAAATTTTGTCTGCAAACGCTACTTTTTTAGAATAATTAGGCTTGGTAAGTTTCCTTGATAAAGAGAACTGAAATTGCACCTAGGAGGGCAGAAATACCAGTAACAAGCATCATGTTGACTTGGGAACTACCAAGTAATGGGAAGAGACCAAAACTAAGTAGTGAGGCAACCATTTGTGGTACACAGATTGAACCATTAAATAGGCCAAGGTAAGTACCCATGTGTTTACCAGATAAGGCATTTGTAACCATTGTTAATGGGTAGGTGTTCATTGAAGCCCAAGCAATTCCGATCAAAACGAAGGAGAAGATAAGGGCGTTTTGTGAATGGATAAAGAAGATTGATGTGTATCCAATGGCCCCGAGCAAAAGGCTGAAAGCATAGCCAGCTTTGTGGTGGTTATTAGGAACTTTAGCCAGAACATATGACCATACAACTGCCGCAATTGATTGAACAGCGGTCATAACACCGTACCAGTTACCGGCAGCTTGGTAGGCAGCTGAAGAAGCATCAGTTGTTAACCAAACGTTCTTAGCGATGGCCCCAACCGCATAAGTTGAAAGGTATTGGAAAGAGAACCAGCAGAAGAATTGAACTAATGCGACATTCCAAAATACCCGTGGAGCATGCTTTAAGAGGGTAAACCAGTTTCCACCTTTTTTATTGTCTTCCTCTGAAATGCCATGGTAACGAGCATAAGTTGCGGGATCATATTCGTGAACCCGGAAGATAGTAAAGAGACAGGTGATGACTAAAATAACAGCGCCAACGTAGAACGAAATTACAACTGATTGAGGAACAACACCCTTTTTAGCAGTGTTTGATACACCCCACCATGTCAAAAGGAATGGGAAAATGGCTGCTAAAACGGCACCGGTATTACAGATTAAACTTTGAATCCCGTATGCATAACTCTTTTGATCATCATTAACCATATCACCAACCATCATCTTAAATGGCTGCATCGCCATATTTGATGAAAGATCAAGGAAGGCGACGGTAATAGCCCCAAACCAGAGGGCTGCTAACGAACTGTATCCAAATCCAAAACTTCCTGAATTAGGCAGTAAAATCATAACGATGACGGCAATGACCATCCCGATTAACAGGTAGGGGAGACGCCGACCACCAAGTTTTGGCGCCCATGTTCGGTCAGAATAATAACCAATGATTGGCTGCACGATCAATCCTGCAAGTGGTGGCAGTAAGAAGAACCATCCCAAATTATTAGGATTAGCACCAATTGTTTGGAAGATCCGGCTCATTTGCGAACCTTGTAACGTAAAGGCGACTTGAACACCAAGGAAACCAAAGTTAATCATCCAGATAGTACTCTTTGGTAAAATTGGCAATCCACTCGTCGAAGTTTCTTGGTCTTGGTTAAGTACAACAGACTCATCTTGACTCATGAAAAACAACTCCTAACGAAAAAATGTATAAAATAATTGCAATTTGAGCTTATGTAATCTCTTACACGAATAATATAACAAACTTATTTCTTTTTTGCCTAGGAGTCTTACGCTATTTCGCGGTGTGATATGGATTGAGATAAATTGTGAGTCATCATCGTTCAATAGGCTCCTAACTGCGATGAGTCCCATTTGATAAAAGTCCTGAGTTACGCTTGTAATAGTTGGGATGGTAATGTCACAAAGAAAAGTCCCATCGATACTAATAAATGATAGGTCTTTTGGAATATTAAGGCCAAGCAAATGAGCCTCTCTGATCATGCCCACAGCCACCATATTGCTAGCGGTGATGATCGCATCAAGATCCTTATTCATTAGTGTTTTGAGCATATTTTGTTGAGGGCCAAAACTGTAATCGCCATATTCAACCGAGTCCATCCGCGGTATCAATCCGTGTTCAGTCATTGCCCGTTGGTAGCCGTGGAGTCGCTGCTTTCCGGTTGAGGAACGATCAATACCCGCTAACCCAATTCGGGAATGACCGCGTTCAATTAAATAATTAGTGGCTAAATAACCAATTTTCTCGTTATTTGAACTTGTAAATTTAAATCCAGTATACCGGGGATCAGCTTCGTCATAGACCGATACTAATCGGCAAGGGGTACTGCTTTCGCGTAAGGTACGAGCAGCTTGTTCATCGAGGGAGGTTGCAACCAACAGAATGCCGGCAACATGTCGTTCGAGGGCAACGCTAATTGCTTGATTAAGCAATCGAGCGTCGTGATTCCCAGCATAAAGAATGAACATCTGGTACCCTGCTTTGTCCGTCTCTGCTTGGATAGCGGCGATAATATCATTTGAAAAATTTGTTTGAGTATTATTTAAGATAACGGCAATTAACATACTGCTGTTAGCAGCTAGTTCAGCCGCTGCAAGGTTTTTCTTGTATCCTAAGTCTTTAGCGATTGCTTCAATCTTAGCCGCTGTTTCGGGACGGTAGGATTTCGCCTTTTTGGATAAAACACGAGAAACGGTGGCCGTTGAAACATGGGCTCGTTGAGCAATATCTTTAATTGTTGGCTTCATAATCGGGCTTCCTTTATTATTTTCCTTATTAAATCTATTATAAGAAAATAACAGCTCTTTGTAAACGTTTTCAAATGGGGCTTAATTATTATTTAAAACAAAAATAAGCCGAAAGAAAATTCCTTTCAGCCTACCTAGTTACTATTTATTTCCGTTTCGTAAGGATAATTTTACAACTGCTTCACAGCGAGCCGTTTGGGGCATCATGTCAATTGGTTGAATGTAGTCAACGTGATAGACACTAGTTAACCGCCGTAAGTTCCGAGCGAGAGAAGCCATGCCACATGAGACGTAGGCAAACTTTCGCGGCTTAACTTTTAAGATTTGCTTGATTAATTGGTCATCTAACCCTGTTCGCGGAGGATCAACAACAAGGGCATCAAAGTTGAGTCCTTCCTTTTGCCAGCGGGGAAGAACTTCTTCTGCTTTGCCAACTTCATATTTAGCATTAGCAATATTATTTAGCTTGGCATTTTCGTTAGCATCGGCAACTGCCTCGGGGATGATTTCCATTCCGCGAACAGCTTTCACCCGTGATGCAAGGGAAAGACCGATTGTCCCGATTCCAGCATATGCATCGATTAAGGTATCATCCTTGTCCAATTCAAGGGCTTTAGAAGCTTCTTCGTACAATACCTCTGTTTGTTCAGGATTTAGTTGTAAGAATGAACGGGCTGAGAGTTTAAAATCAAGTCCCATCAAGCTTTCCAGAATTGAATCTTTTCCAGCGAGATGGATCATTTTATCACCCCAAACTAAGGGTGTATCACCTGGGTTAACGTTTTGCATAACTGAAACAACTGCCGGTAGTTCTTTTTCAATGCGTTCAAGCAGTTCGCGTTTGTGAGGAAGTTTAGCAGAATTAGTAATGAAGGTTAATTGGACTTCCCCGGTTGACCATGATTCACGAACTGCTAAGGTCTTAATGATGCCGCTATTGTGCTTTTTGTCATAAACTGGAATCTGCAAGTCTTCGATCATCTTCGTAACGGCTCGGACCGTCTCCATTGTCCGGGGCATTTGAACAGCACAAGTCTCCATATCAACAAGGGTATGACTGTTTGGTTGGTAAAGACCGGCCGCTACTTTGCCATTAACCATCCGCACCTGGAATTGGGCCTTGTTACGGTAACCGTATTCTTCAGGGGCTGCAATAGTTGGGCGAACATCGTAATTACGGTAGCCGTATGGTTGAAATTTTTCGAGACTATCGATGATTACTTGCCGTTTAAACTTTAATTGTTGTTGGTAAGCGAGGTTTTCAAGTTCAAAACCACCAGCGATATCAGCGTACTCATCTCGTGGCGTTACCCGATCCCGACTCTTCTTCCGGATCCGGTGAATTTTAGCTTCAAGATAGCGTGGGAGAACGCGTGTAACTTCAGCGACTACGACTTCATTTGGCAGGGCACCAGGGACAAAACATACCTTGTGCTTATAGTAGCCGATCCCGTGTCCGTTAACGCCTAGGCGACGAATTGTGAGTGGAAAACGTTTCCCAACCCATACCTCAACATCTTGTTCATGTTGTTTAGTTTGTGTCATATTATTTCTCCGTTCTATTAATTCAATGTGTTTAATATTTTAGCACATCTCCAAATACTACTGGATAAATATGTCGGGGATGAAGAATCGCGTAATTAATTCTCAGAATGATAACTTAGTCCAACTTATAATCAATTGTTATGGAAATAGTCAATTAAATGTGCATATTACTAATAATATGTTTTTTGAACGAGTAAAATATAGTAGAATAACAATGTGAAATGTTGCATAAATAACTTAAAGGAAGTGACACGTATGAAAATTGCTGCAATTGCCGGGTCAAATGCTAATTATTCATACAACCGGATGTTATTAGAATTTATTGCCCGTCATTTTAGTGATGATGATATTGATGTGATTGATATTCGTCAAGTGCCAATGTTTAATGAAAATTATAAAGGAAAGATTCCTGAGGTTGTTGCTGATATTGATCGTCGTGTTTCAAGCGCCGACGCTGTTATTATTGCCAGCCCAGAATACAACCACTCTGTTACCTCTGCTTTAAAGAGTGTAATTGAATGGCTTTCCTATGAAGTTCACCCATTAGAAAATAAGCCAGTCATGATCATTGGTGCTTCTACCCATGACCAAGGCTCATCCCGTTCTCAAGTTCAATTACGAGATATTTTGATATCACCAGGTGTTAATGCTTATATTTTCCAAAACGAAGAGTTCTTTATGAGTGATGCCGCTCATATCATTGATAAAGATGGTGACATCACGAACGAAACGACTATTCATTTCTTAGAAAAATGTATGCGTGAATTCAAACACTACGCCAAGGCAATCAATCGGATGGTTGCTGAAAAGAAGGAGGCAAACAAGTAATGAAAATCCTTGCTTTAGTTGGAACTAATGCCAATTTCTCATATAACCGGATTTTGCTTAAATACATGAAAAAGCACTTCTGTCAAATGGCTGATATTGAAATTGCTGAAATTAGCCAATTGCCACCATTTAGCGTTGATAC
This region includes:
- the carB gene encoding carbamoyl-phosphate synthase large subunit: MPKRTDIHKILVIGSGPIIIGQAAEFDYSGTQACLALREEGYETVLVNSNPATIMTDREIADHVYIEPLTVDSLSQIIRQEYPDAILPTLGGQIGLNLAVSLSKTGLLDELGIELLGTKLDSIDEAEDREKFKELMNELGEPVPASQTVNTVDEAVEFAHQCGYPVIVRPAFTMGGTGGGICHNDAEMRTVAKNGLELSPVTQCLIEKSIAGYKEIEFEVMRDAADNVMVVCCMENFDPVGIHTGDSIVFAPNQTLSDREYQMLRDCALKLIRALKIEGGCNVQLALDPQSFQYNVIEVNPRVSRSSALASKATGYPIAKMAAKIAVGLTLDEIKNPVTKATFAEFEPALDYVVCKIPRWPFDKFTQADRHLGSQMKATGEVMAIGRTAEEALHKAVRSLEIDEKDLFSAEVHHAPTDMLEKKLRYPQDDRLFYLAEAFRRGYSLQQTHDLTKISPYFLDIVKHLVELEDDLSTKPFDAETLMTGKKYGFSDATIARLWHTSSQEVREFRKQNEVLPVYKMIDTCAAEFASSTPYFYSAYDHENESQRTKKPSILVIGSGPIRIGQGVEFDYATVHSVKAIQRAGYEAIVINSNPETVSTDFSVSDKLYFEPLTLEDVLNVVDLEQPVGVIVQFGGQTAINLAEGLAKNGVNILGTTVDDLDAAEDREVFDKVITDLNLKQPIGLTATTHSAVIKEAEKIGYPVLIRPSYVLGGKAMETVYNQEELEQYLQQNASITADHPILIDAYLEGRECEVDAICDGKDVLIPGIMEHIEHAGVHSGDSMAVYPPQHFDDDIKQQIVTATEKLAVALKCIGIMNIQFIVHNHGVYILEVNPRASRTVPFLSKITGIEMAQVATKVILGQSLADQGFTNGLYPEPQTIHVKAPVFSFNKLANVDSYLSPEMKSTGEVMGTDTTYVKALHKAFSGAHIQVPNDGKILFTIENEDEEDVIPLAKRFAQIGYQIFTTPQITSHFKDNGIHVHQEISNIDELDYLLKAGQIDLVINTMRHDYEQDSLGFQIRQSTIAQNVPLMTSLDTVNALLHVKEDQSLEAITIK
- the carA gene encoding glutamine-hydrolyzing carbamoyl-phosphate synthase small subunit → MKRYLILEDGTVYTGEGFGATKATLGEVVFTTGMVGYQEAITDESFANQILVFTNPLIGNYGINSEDNETLYPQIKGVICHHVARVPSNWRMTDSLPNFLAKHQIPGLQGIDTRELVRKLRQYGTLRGIMTDNVTDIKDKLEQLKQTSPTQNIISKVSTKESYANPGTKRTVVVLDFGMKNSILRELNKRNCNAIVLPYNASISEIMAFNPDGILLSNGPGDPLEMTTIAETVAELEKHVPIFGICMGHQIFALANGAKTYKMKFGHRGFNHPVRNLQTGKIAFTSQNHGFAVDPSSIDDTDLQITHLEVNDGTVEGLQHSKYPAFSVQFHPDAAPGPHDAEQLFDKFMALIDSNKEVLAYA
- a CDS encoding IS30 family transposase, with amino-acid sequence MGTTILSFQNRIVIETLHNEGRSLRYIANYLGFSKTTVFNELHRLNGEYQAELAQTDFERKVSQRGRKSSLTKSLKHLIEEKIQVQKWSPEQVAHVVGIAYKTVYNWIDQGWLDVQLPDLPDHGIRRHRAKEKRGTFSHGRSIEERPHKVETPQEFGHFEADTVLSGKRKGQAVATFVERKSRLTIVKRLHGRDSQSMTQAVLELASQLQDKLKTLTVDHGKEFANYQAIEQLTGTQVYFAHAYSPHERGSNENRNRVLRRFIPKGQAIEELSDRQLVQINWYLNSRPIKCLNWHTPIEIFLLNLRH
- a CDS encoding SLC45 family MFS transporter, which produces MSQDESVVLNQDQETSTSGLPILPKSTIWMINFGFLGVQVAFTLQGSQMSRIFQTIGANPNNLGWFFLLPPLAGLIVQPIIGYYSDRTWAPKLGGRRLPYLLIGMVIAVIVMILLPNSGSFGFGYSSLAALWFGAITVAFLDLSSNMAMQPFKMMVGDMVNDDQKSYAYGIQSLICNTGAVLAAIFPFLLTWWGVSNTAKKGVVPQSVVISFYVGAVILVITCLFTIFRVHEYDPATYARYHGISEEDNKKGGNWFTLLKHAPRVFWNVALVQFFCWFSFQYLSTYAVGAIAKNVWLTTDASSAAYQAAGNWYGVMTAVQSIAAVVWSYVLAKVPNNHHKAGYAFSLLLGAIGYTSIFFIHSQNALIFSFVLIGIAWASMNTYPLTMVTNALSGKHMGTYLGLFNGSICVPQMVASLLSFGLFPLLGSSQVNMMLVTGISALLGAISVLFIKETYQA
- a CDS encoding LacI family DNA-binding transcriptional regulator, whose amino-acid sequence is MKPTIKDIAQRAHVSTATVSRVLSKKAKSYRPETAAKIEAIAKDLGYKKNLAAAELAANSSMLIAVILNNTQTNFSNDIIAAIQAETDKAGYQMFILYAGNHDARLLNQAISVALERHVAGILLVATSLDEQAARTLRESSTPCRLVSVYDEADPRYTGFKFTSSNNEKIGYLATNYLIERGHSRIGLAGIDRSSTGKQRLHGYQRAMTEHGLIPRMDSVEYGDYSFGPQQNMLKTLMNKDLDAIITASNMVAVGMIREAHLLGLNIPKDLSFISIDGTFLCDITIPTITSVTQDFYQMGLIAVRSLLNDDDSQFISIHITPRNSVRLLGKKEISLLYYSCKRLHKLKLQLFYTFFR